A window from Deltaproteobacteria bacterium encodes these proteins:
- a CDS encoding phospholipid carrier-dependent glycosyltransferase, whose amino-acid sequence MRKHSLAVISLFLILYILPLGWRPLAIPDETRYAEIPREMIASGDWVVPRLNGLKYFEKPVLGYWLNALSIMVFGENPFAVRLPSALSAGMTAMILFFLMRRFGTRAEAAPLGAAAYLTALLVLALGTISILDSMLTLFLTGAMASFFFAYQEGHPLKRSGFLALFGAFCGLAFLMKGFLAFAVPGIAIVPFLVWERRLKELFRILWIPLLALLLVTLPWGILIHLKEGDFWNYFFWTEHIRRFISPVPGQHPKPFWYFLPILAGGALPWLFLVPAVVSETTAGVRRRDPLVRFAVCWFLFPFLFFSACSGKLIPYILPCFPPFIMIIAMGLADYFEKGKKRAFNVAAWCLAVLMGGIAIALMLNQTTRILWVRVYDPLESWKWAIAAGGFLAWGAGAFFSAVHPDWKRKLLFFILAPVPLLFSVHFALPDHVLEDRTPERLLLRNHDRIYPHTRIVTGPHLVHAVCWFYKRDDIHLLEKAGELRYGVDRDDSHPSRRLTVTDLRELISGDSDRRAVVLFLETKDYLKYKDRLPEPDVKDTDSAFVFLVFQP is encoded by the coding sequence ATGAGGAAGCATTCTCTTGCCGTCATCTCTCTCTTTCTGATCCTCTACATCCTTCCCCTCGGATGGCGGCCCCTCGCCATCCCCGACGAGACACGATACGCCGAGATTCCCAGGGAGATGATCGCCTCCGGAGACTGGGTGGTCCCCCGTCTGAACGGTCTCAAGTACTTTGAAAAACCGGTTTTGGGATACTGGCTCAATGCCCTCTCCATTATGGTGTTCGGCGAGAACCCATTTGCCGTCCGCCTCCCGTCCGCCCTGTCCGCAGGGATGACGGCGATGATACTCTTCTTTCTGATGCGGCGATTCGGCACAAGGGCTGAGGCCGCGCCCCTCGGGGCCGCCGCCTATCTGACCGCTTTGCTGGTCCTGGCCCTCGGCACCATCAGCATCCTGGACAGCATGCTCACCCTCTTTCTGACCGGGGCCATGGCGTCCTTTTTTTTCGCCTACCAGGAAGGCCATCCTCTAAAAAGATCCGGGTTTCTCGCCCTGTTCGGGGCATTCTGCGGGCTTGCATTTCTCATGAAGGGATTTTTGGCCTTTGCCGTCCCCGGCATCGCCATCGTCCCCTTCCTGGTCTGGGAACGCCGTCTCAAAGAGCTGTTCCGGATCCTTTGGATCCCGCTGCTGGCCCTCCTCCTGGTCACCCTCCCCTGGGGCATCCTGATTCACCTGAAAGAGGGCGATTTTTGGAATTACTTCTTCTGGACCGAACACATCCGCCGGTTTATCTCCCCGGTTCCGGGCCAGCACCCGAAACCGTTCTGGTACTTCCTCCCCATACTGGCGGGGGGCGCCCTCCCCTGGCTCTTTCTTGTCCCTGCTGTGGTTTCGGAAACCACCGCCGGGGTGCGCCGCCGGGACCCCCTCGTCCGTTTCGCCGTCTGCTGGTTCCTGTTTCCCTTCCTCTTCTTCTCGGCATGCAGCGGCAAGCTCATCCCCTATATCCTCCCCTGTTTCCCCCCCTTTATAATGATCATCGCCATGGGGCTCGCAGACTACTTTGAGAAGGGGAAAAAACGGGCCTTTAATGTCGCTGCCTGGTGTTTGGCGGTTCTCATGGGGGGAATCGCGATTGCCCTGATGCTGAACCAGACCACCCGGATCCTCTGGGTAAGGGTTTACGATCCCTTGGAGTCCTGGAAGTGGGCCATCGCTGCAGGCGGTTTCCTGGCGTGGGGGGCCGGCGCCTTTTTTTCCGCGGTCCACCCGGACTGGAAAAGGAAGCTATTGTTTTTCATCCTTGCGCCTGTCCCCCTGTTATTCAGTGTGCATTTTGCCCTTCCGGATCACGTCCTGGAAGACAGGACCCCGGAACGTCTCCTTTTGCGCAACCACGACCGGATTTATCCCCACACGCGGATCGTCACCGGACCTCATCTGGTCCATGCGGTCTGCTGGTTCTATAAGCGGGACGATATCCATCTGCTGGAAAAGGCGGGTGAACTCCGGTACGGGGTGGACCGGGACGATTCACATCCTTCCAGGCGCTTAACCGTGACGGACCTTCGGGAACTCATTTCGGGGGATTCCGATAGGCGGGCGGTGGTCCTTTTCCTGGAAACCAAAGACTATCTGAAATATAAGGACCGCCTTCCCGAACCCGATGTAAAGGATACGGACAGCGCCTTTGTATTCCTGGTATTTCAGCCATGA
- a CDS encoding 4-deoxy-4-formamido-L-arabinose-phosphoundecaprenol deformylase — protein sequence MKVGLRIDVDTFRGTRYGVPGLCRVLADHGIVGSFFFSVGPDNMGRHLWRLIRPGFLLKMVRTRAANLYGWDILLRGTFWPGPVIGRKLGPVIRSASDAGHEIGLHAWDHHQWQTKIDRMTGDVIRRTIEKGTALLRETIGLTPVGSAAPAWKCNDRVLLEKMKFPFTYNSDCRGRDIFYPLVRGKALPQPQIPATLPTYDEVIGRNNISDKTYNDYLISLLKPEGLNVLTIHAEAEGIICLEMFDRFLEKVRSIGGTLVPLGELLMDARDIGEAKMVPMEIPGREGWVSCQEEVA from the coding sequence ATGAAGGTCGGCCTGAGGATCGATGTGGATACCTTCAGGGGAACCCGGTACGGGGTCCCCGGCCTCTGCAGGGTCCTGGCAGATCATGGAATCGTGGGATCCTTCTTCTTTTCGGTCGGTCCGGACAACATGGGCCGGCACCTTTGGCGGCTGATCCGTCCCGGATTCTTGTTGAAGATGGTCCGGACACGGGCGGCCAATCTGTACGGGTGGGACATCCTCCTGCGAGGGACATTCTGGCCGGGTCCTGTAATCGGCCGAAAGCTCGGTCCTGTGATCCGGTCTGCTTCCGACGCCGGCCATGAGATCGGGCTGCATGCATGGGATCACCATCAATGGCAGACCAAGATCGACCGGATGACCGGGGATGTGATACGCCGCACCATCGAGAAAGGGACGGCGCTTCTGAGGGAGACGATCGGGCTCACCCCTGTGGGTTCCGCGGCCCCCGCATGGAAGTGCAACGACCGGGTTCTCCTGGAAAAGATGAAATTCCCCTTCACCTATAACAGCGATTGCCGGGGCCGCGACATCTTCTATCCCCTGGTCCGGGGAAAGGCCCTCCCGCAACCCCAGATACCGGCGACCCTCCCCACCTATGACGAGGTCATCGGCCGCAACAACATATCGGACAAGACATACAACGACTATCTGATCTCCCTGTTAAAACCGGAAGGCCTCAATGTCCTGACCATTCATGCAGAGGCCGAGGGGATAATCTGCCTGGAGATGTTCGACCGGTTTCTCGAAAAGGTCCGGTCCATCGGAGGGACCCTGGTGCCGCTCGGAGAATTGCTGATGGATGCCCGTGATATCGGAGAGGCAAAAATGGTGCCGATGGAGATTCCCGGTCGCGAGGGATGGGTTTCCTGTCAGGAAGAGGTCGCGTAG
- the arnA gene encoding bifunctional UDP-4-amino-4-deoxy-L-arabinose formyltransferase/UDP-glucuronic acid oxidase ArnA, which produces MKAVVLAYHTIGCRGIEALLRNGFEIVSVFTHKDVPGETIWFESVAQLAAFKNIPVYAPEDINHPLWVKKIREMEPDILFSFYYRHLVQSPILEIPPGGCLNLHGSLLPRYRGRVPINWVLVNGETETGVTLHYMTPRPDDGDIVHQKQIPISGEDTAKTLHEKAATATSEMLDEILPRIVAGTAPRTPQNHAAATYFGGRSPRDGEIDWTRSATQVRDLVRAVTLPYPGAFSHVGDRKCLFWAVSEEEGSDRGARPGTIVSTDPLVIACGEGAIAVDFGQTEGGVYMSGSQLAAELGLVEGMSFGEHAASRAEAMRKKSVLILGVDGFIGNALSERLLESGRYEVHGMDLRSDYIQRLLKNPQFHFDEGDISIHREWIEYHIRKCDIVIPLVAIATPIEYTRNPLRVFELDFEENLRVVRYCVKYGKRIIFPSTSEVYGMCDDADFDEDDSRLILGPIRMQRWIYSCCKQLLDRVIWAYGAQKGLQFTLFRPFNWIGPRLDSLMSARIGSSRAITQLILNLVEGSPIQLIDSGNQKRCFTDVSDGVECLFRIIENKGEVCDGRIINIGNPDNEASIRELAELLVRKFKEHPLHSRFPPFAGFREVESRAYYGQGYQDMAHRKPSIRNAGRLLNWTPVVELEKSVEDTLDFFLREAIRCGEFELLTGESLVCGDTTSPRGAQDS; this is translated from the coding sequence ATGAAAGCAGTCGTCTTGGCCTATCACACCATCGGATGCAGGGGGATTGAAGCCCTCCTCCGAAACGGTTTTGAAATTGTATCGGTCTTCACCCACAAGGATGTCCCGGGGGAAACCATCTGGTTTGAATCGGTCGCCCAACTGGCTGCATTCAAAAACATCCCGGTATATGCCCCCGAAGACATCAACCATCCCCTCTGGGTCAAAAAGATCCGGGAGATGGAACCGGATATCCTCTTCTCCTTTTACTACCGTCATCTGGTGCAGTCGCCCATACTGGAGATCCCGCCCGGAGGGTGCCTGAATCTCCATGGGTCCCTCCTCCCCAGATACCGGGGACGGGTCCCGATCAACTGGGTCCTGGTGAACGGTGAAACAGAGACCGGGGTGACCCTCCATTATATGACGCCCCGTCCTGACGACGGCGACATTGTCCATCAGAAACAGATCCCCATATCCGGGGAGGACACGGCAAAAACCCTTCATGAAAAGGCGGCAACCGCTACCTCAGAGATGCTGGATGAGATTCTCCCCCGGATCGTGGCGGGCACGGCCCCGAGGACGCCCCAGAATCACGCGGCCGCCACCTATTTCGGAGGCCGGTCTCCCCGGGACGGCGAGATCGACTGGACCCGGTCTGCAACCCAAGTCCGGGACCTGGTCCGGGCCGTAACGCTCCCCTACCCCGGCGCCTTCAGCCATGTGGGTGACCGGAAATGCCTGTTCTGGGCGGTTTCCGAGGAGGAGGGGAGTGACCGGGGCGCACGGCCGGGAACCATCGTGTCCACTGATCCCCTGGTGATTGCCTGCGGAGAGGGCGCCATTGCCGTCGATTTCGGCCAGACAGAGGGCGGGGTCTACATGAGCGGGTCCCAGTTGGCTGCGGAACTGGGTCTGGTGGAAGGGATGTCCTTTGGAGAACATGCAGCCAGCCGGGCCGAGGCCATGAGGAAAAAGAGCGTCCTCATCCTGGGGGTGGACGGGTTCATCGGAAATGCATTGAGCGAGCGGCTCTTGGAGAGCGGAAGATACGAGGTGCATGGGATGGACCTGCGGTCCGACTATATCCAGCGGCTCCTCAAGAATCCGCAGTTTCATTTCGACGAAGGGGACATCTCCATCCATCGGGAGTGGATCGAGTACCACATTCGAAAATGCGACATCGTTATCCCCCTGGTGGCCATCGCCACGCCCATAGAATACACCCGAAACCCCCTGAGGGTGTTTGAACTCGATTTCGAAGAAAATCTGAGGGTGGTGAGGTATTGCGTCAAATACGGGAAACGGATCATCTTTCCCTCCACTTCCGAGGTCTACGGGATGTGCGACGACGCGGATTTTGACGAAGATGATTCCAGACTGATCCTGGGTCCCATCCGGATGCAGCGATGGATCTATTCCTGCTGCAAGCAGCTGCTGGACAGGGTCATCTGGGCATATGGGGCACAGAAAGGTCTCCAGTTCACCCTGTTTCGGCCCTTCAACTGGATCGGTCCCCGGCTGGACAGCCTGATGTCGGCACGCATCGGCAGTTCACGGGCCATTACCCAGTTGATCCTGAATCTGGTGGAGGGCTCCCCCATCCAGTTGATCGATTCCGGCAATCAGAAGCGATGCTTCACGGACGTGTCCGACGGTGTGGAATGCCTCTTCAGGATTATCGAAAACAAAGGGGAGGTCTGCGACGGCCGGATCATCAATATCGGGAATCCGGACAATGAGGCCAGCATTCGGGAACTGGCTGAACTTCTGGTACGGAAATTCAAGGAACACCCCCTCCATTCCAGGTTCCCGCCCTTTGCAGGATTCAGGGAGGTGGAGAGCAGGGCCTATTACGGTCAGGGCTACCAGGATATGGCCCACCGCAAACCGAGCATCCGGAACGCCGGACGCCTCTTGAACTGGACCCCTGTGGTGGAACTTGAAAAATCGGTGGAAGACACCCTGGATTTCTTCCTGAGAGAGGCCATCCGTTGCGGCGAGTTTGAGTTGCTGACCGGGGAATCCCTGGTATGCGGCGACACAACATCCCCCAGAGGAGCGCAGGATTCATGA
- a CDS encoding glycosyltransferase, translating into MKPEQATLSVVIPVFNEEENLTELMDRCLKTCEGINRNFEIILVDDGSSDESRNMIKAGAARYPGKIIALLLNRNYGQHSAIMAGFAQAKGDIVVTLDADLQNPPEEIARLVAKAEEGFDVVGTVRMNRRDTFFRKVASHMVNRVVQMSTGVDMHDYGCMLRAYRRPIVDAMLKCHERSTFIPVLANSFAARTAEIDVHHAPRSAGDSKYGLWKLINLQFDLLTGMTTFPLRLLNVLGVLISALGVGFGIFLFVMRLIYGPDWAAAGVFTLFAILFIFVGAQFLAMGLLGEYIGRIYSDVRARPRYFVEEIVGKSGLENRQ; encoded by the coding sequence ATGAAACCAGAACAGGCCACACTCTCCGTTGTCATCCCCGTGTTCAATGAGGAAGAAAACCTCACGGAACTCATGGACCGGTGCCTGAAGACCTGTGAGGGGATCAATAGGAATTTTGAGATCATTCTGGTGGATGACGGGAGTTCGGACGAATCCCGGAACATGATCAAGGCCGGGGCCGCCCGATACCCCGGCAAGATTATCGCGCTGCTCCTGAACAGAAATTACGGGCAGCACTCGGCCATCATGGCCGGATTCGCGCAGGCAAAAGGCGATATCGTGGTGACCCTGGATGCCGATCTTCAGAACCCGCCCGAGGAAATCGCCCGGCTGGTGGCCAAGGCAGAGGAGGGGTTCGATGTGGTGGGCACGGTCCGAATGAACCGGCGCGACACCTTTTTCAGGAAGGTGGCCTCCCATATGGTCAACAGGGTTGTGCAGATGTCCACCGGTGTGGACATGCATGACTACGGCTGCATGCTCAGGGCCTACCGTCGTCCCATTGTGGACGCCATGCTGAAGTGTCATGAACGGAGCACCTTCATCCCTGTCCTGGCCAACAGCTTTGCCGCACGTACGGCCGAAATCGACGTTCACCATGCACCGCGGTCTGCCGGCGACTCCAAGTATGGACTCTGGAAACTCATCAATCTCCAGTTCGACCTGTTGACCGGCATGACCACCTTTCCCCTGCGCCTTCTGAATGTGCTGGGCGTGCTCATCTCCGCCCTCGGGGTGGGTTTCGGCATATTTCTATTTGTCATGAGATTGATTTACGGTCCTGACTGGGCCGCTGCCGGGGTCTTCACCCTCTTTGCCATCCTCTTCATCTTTGTCGGTGCCCAGTTCCTCGCCATGGGACTGCTCGGAGAATATATCGGCCGGATATACAGCGATGTGAGGGCCCGTCCCAGATACTTTGTGGAGGAAATCGTCGGAAAAAGCGGGCTGGAAAACAGACAGTGA
- the arnB gene encoding UDP-4-amino-4-deoxy-L-arabinose aminotransferase, giving the protein MRPEFLPFSRPSISEADIAAVGEVLRSGWITTGPRTAAFEEAFSRYVGCSRAIGLCSATAGMHLVLKALGIGPGDEVITPSMTWVSTINLIVLAGAKPVFADIDRDTLTILPDAVADAVSPRTRLIVPVHFAGAAADMAALKRIAAQSGVPIVEDAAHALGTHYSGRHVGGEGTSIFSFHPIKNITTGEGGMFCTDDPQLAERVNRLKFHGLGMDAYDREAQGRAPQAEVWEPGYKYNLTDMAAVLGLGQLGRVDEFNRKRETLAMIYRERLSEVDEILPLVVPSHTTRHAWHLFIVRLDTNKAGLSRDDFMAGLKQRNIGTGLHFRAVHLQKYYRESMGMHQGMLPNTEWNSDRICSLPLFPDMTEDDVDDVVEAIKDVLSNR; this is encoded by the coding sequence ATGAGGCCGGAGTTTCTCCCATTTTCCAGGCCCTCCATCTCCGAAGCGGATATCGCCGCCGTGGGAGAGGTCCTCCGTTCGGGATGGATCACCACCGGTCCCCGGACAGCGGCCTTTGAAGAGGCTTTCAGCAGATATGTCGGCTGTTCAAGGGCCATCGGCCTCTGCTCGGCCACGGCCGGAATGCATCTGGTCCTGAAGGCCCTGGGAATCGGGCCCGGAGATGAGGTGATCACCCCCTCCATGACCTGGGTCTCCACCATCAACCTGATCGTCCTGGCCGGGGCGAAACCGGTATTCGCGGATATCGACAGGGATACGTTGACGATCCTCCCCGATGCAGTAGCGGATGCAGTATCCCCCAGGACCCGGCTGATCGTACCGGTCCATTTTGCCGGCGCCGCGGCCGACATGGCGGCCCTGAAGCGGATCGCCGCGCAGAGCGGCGTCCCGATAGTGGAAGATGCGGCCCATGCCCTGGGGACCCACTATTCCGGGAGGCATGTGGGGGGAGAAGGGACGTCGATCTTCTCCTTTCATCCCATCAAGAACATCACCACCGGCGAGGGCGGGATGTTCTGCACCGATGACCCTCAACTGGCGGAACGAGTCAACCGGCTGAAGTTTCACGGGCTGGGGATGGATGCCTATGATCGGGAGGCACAGGGACGGGCCCCCCAGGCCGAGGTATGGGAGCCGGGGTATAAGTACAACCTGACGGACATGGCCGCTGTGCTGGGGCTGGGACAGCTGGGCCGTGTGGATGAATTCAACAGGAAGCGGGAAACCCTTGCCATGATATACCGGGAACGTCTTTCCGAGGTGGATGAGATCCTTCCCCTTGTGGTCCCGTCCCATACCACCCGGCACGCCTGGCATCTCTTCATTGTACGCCTGGATACAAACAAGGCAGGGCTCAGCCGGGATGATTTCATGGCCGGACTCAAACAACGAAACATCGGAACAGGGCTCCATTTCCGTGCCGTTCACCTCCAGAAATACTACAGAGAATCCATGGGCATGCACCAGGGCATGCTCCCCAACACGGAATGGAACTCAGACCGGATATGCTCCCTCCCCCTCTTCCCGGACATGACAGAGGACGACGTGGACGATGTGGTGGAGGCCATCAAGGACGTGTTGAGCAACCGATGA
- a CDS encoding EamA family transporter — protein MNRYLPLILLGVFLNAFAQIALKQGMRTIGHFAFSLENILPVGTRVMLNPFIFAGLLCYVISVVVWLLALSRVEVSYAYPLLSVGYIVAAFAGQTLFHEALTPVRWAGILVICFGVFLVTRSAS, from the coding sequence ATGAACCGATATCTGCCCCTGATCCTCCTGGGGGTGTTCCTGAATGCCTTTGCCCAGATCGCACTCAAGCAGGGGATGCGGACCATAGGTCATTTCGCCTTTTCCCTGGAGAATATCCTCCCGGTGGGGACCCGGGTGATGCTGAACCCGTTCATATTTGCCGGGCTCCTCTGCTACGTCATCAGCGTGGTTGTCTGGCTTCTGGCCCTGTCGCGGGTGGAGGTGAGCTATGCCTATCCCCTCCTCAGCGTCGGCTACATCGTGGCCGCCTTTGCCGGGCAGACCCTTTTTCACGAGGCCTTGACCCCTGTGCGCTGGGCCGGCATCCTGGTCATCTGCTTCGGGGTCTTTCTGGTCACCAGGAGCGCCTCATGA
- a CDS encoding glycosyltransferase family 4 protein yields MKIAVVIPKYGLVGGAEGFSYELTERLAMRKRFEMHLFANQFRRGTAPIIFHKVPILPFPRSLRQISFAYWAERRIRRGGFDLIHSHDRIFRMHLLTMHGIPHKTWIRKVRNKRMTLFDRAMAWVEQRGVTGPNLRMVLPVSGLVAEELLRMYPIPSSRMAVIHPGISQERFASLDRTACRRQIRNRHGLSESDVVVLFVGMNFEIKQLGLVIEGIAHLVQKEKGASGLRLLVAGKGNPAPYQALAQRLGIGDRIIFAGVTREVETHYLASDIFVMPSLFDAFGMAVLEAMAAGLPVIITRNVGARDLVTDGVQGFVLGEPPEPADLGRKIAVLLDPEQRIKMGDQARSMALRHTWDRVADQVEAVYLMQRGLDFAGED; encoded by the coding sequence ATGAAAATTGCCGTTGTCATCCCTAAATACGGCCTGGTGGGGGGGGCCGAGGGCTTTTCATATGAACTGACGGAACGGCTGGCCATGCGGAAGCGGTTCGAGATGCATCTCTTTGCCAATCAATTTCGCCGGGGAACGGCGCCCATCATCTTCCATAAGGTCCCGATACTCCCTTTTCCACGATCCCTGCGGCAGATCAGCTTCGCCTATTGGGCCGAGCGCCGGATTAGGCGGGGCGGATTTGATCTGATCCACAGCCACGACCGGATATTTCGAATGCACCTCCTGACCATGCACGGCATCCCCCATAAAACATGGATCCGGAAGGTGAGAAACAAACGGATGACCCTTTTTGACAGGGCCATGGCATGGGTGGAGCAGAGGGGAGTGACCGGCCCCAACCTGCGGATGGTGCTCCCGGTTTCCGGGCTGGTAGCGGAGGAACTCCTCCGGATGTACCCGATCCCGTCCTCCCGAATGGCCGTGATCCACCCCGGGATCTCCCAGGAGCGTTTCGCTTCCCTTGACAGGACGGCCTGCAGGCGACAGATCCGGAATCGCCACGGCCTGTCTGAATCGGATGTGGTGGTCCTCTTCGTGGGGATGAACTTTGAGATCAAACAGCTCGGTCTGGTCATTGAGGGGATTGCCCACCTCGTCCAAAAGGAAAAGGGGGCATCGGGACTGAGGCTGTTGGTGGCAGGCAAGGGAAACCCGGCCCCCTACCAGGCCCTGGCACAGCGTCTGGGGATAGGGGACAGGATTATCTTTGCCGGCGTCACCCGTGAGGTGGAAACCCACTACCTGGCCTCTGACATCTTTGTCATGCCGTCCCTCTTCGACGCCTTCGGCATGGCCGTCCTCGAGGCCATGGCCGCCGGGCTTCCGGTGATCATCACCCGGAACGTGGGGGCCAGGGACCTCGTGACAGACGGCGTTCAGGGCTTTGTCCTGGGTGAGCCCCCTGAGCCCGCAGACCTCGGCAGAAAGATCGCCGTTCTTCTGGATCCGGAACAAAGGATCAAGATGGGCGATCAGGCCCGGTCCATGGCCCTCCGGCATACCTGGGACAGGGTGGCGGATCAGGTGGAAGCGGTCTATCTGATGCAAAGAGGGCTTGACTTTGCCGGGGAAGATTGA
- a CDS encoding glycosyltransferase family 39 protein: MPQSLFRATSSNHDPHTPGRAAGAGIVLIFLLGVAIRLFACGHTYIISPDGVYYIHQARAIYYGEWHNLTSCCLSFVSSYPFFIAGAYPLIHDWVAAAQLVSLLFGSMTLVPLYLLCRRFFTRDVSALTLLVVALLPLFVIGSGEVIRDPVCWFFLSFGLYFFVASYEKKFRLLLLFSCLSFLMATWARVESFLFILVSFIFLLLVPQEQRIRRLAWFAMPLISALILIFCAVVFLDQPLLHTLRVHDMVHKLWAPIISYEVLRTDLAELMKQPLEGVIPHFLHKARNMVWLVALGTVVRYMIRAYFYVFFIFFVLGLGGMWHRLREDRRILYLCVLSLSVVILFYVHVLQTWMMFDRFWAIFILPAFVVIGFGVHKARLIMTGKWHLKPSIAFFIMCVLILVSALPKDLRGREADKMVYKRIGEHIAEREGGGKEIRILKSLRTPNWTPFYANLGYEGVSCPMIDFGMEAPQFEETVFKDYDAFVHYLRKGDIGYFLWEETAWPQGGFNFLDKKHPDHLKEMGSWHHADAGRLILYQVVKKRSDPSGAIPPLPAG, from the coding sequence GTGCCCCAATCGCTTTTTCGCGCCACATCTTCGAACCACGATCCCCATACCCCCGGCCGCGCGGCAGGAGCGGGCATCGTCCTGATATTCCTGCTGGGGGTTGCCATACGGCTATTTGCATGCGGGCACACCTATATCATCAGTCCCGACGGGGTCTATTACATCCACCAGGCCAGGGCCATTTATTACGGCGAATGGCATAACCTGACCTCGTGCTGCCTCAGTTTCGTATCCAGCTATCCGTTCTTTATTGCCGGGGCATATCCCCTGATTCATGATTGGGTGGCCGCGGCCCAGTTGGTCTCGCTCCTTTTCGGTTCCATGACCCTGGTCCCCCTCTATCTTCTGTGCAGGCGCTTTTTCACCAGAGATGTCAGTGCCTTGACCCTCCTGGTAGTCGCCCTCCTTCCGCTCTTTGTTATCGGGAGCGGAGAGGTGATCCGGGATCCTGTATGCTGGTTTTTCCTATCGTTCGGCCTCTATTTTTTTGTCGCCTCATATGAGAAGAAGTTCCGGCTTCTCCTTCTCTTTTCGTGCCTTTCTTTTCTGATGGCCACCTGGGCCAGGGTCGAGTCTTTTCTGTTCATCCTGGTCAGTTTCATCTTTCTGCTGCTGGTTCCCCAGGAACAGAGGATCAGGAGGCTGGCATGGTTTGCCATGCCCCTGATCAGCGCTCTGATCCTTATTTTCTGCGCCGTCGTATTCCTGGACCAACCGCTCCTCCACACCTTGCGGGTGCATGACATGGTCCATAAGCTGTGGGCCCCGATCATTTCTTATGAGGTCCTCAGGACGGATTTGGCGGAATTGATGAAACAGCCGCTGGAGGGCGTCATCCCCCATTTCCTCCACAAGGCCCGCAACATGGTCTGGCTGGTGGCCCTCGGGACCGTTGTGAGGTATATGATCAGGGCGTACTTTTATGTCTTTTTTATCTTTTTTGTTCTGGGCCTGGGAGGGATGTGGCATCGGTTACGGGAGGATCGGCGAATCTTATATCTCTGTGTCCTCTCTCTTTCGGTGGTTATCCTCTTTTATGTGCATGTCCTGCAGACATGGATGATGTTCGACCGGTTCTGGGCGATTTTCATCCTTCCCGCCTTCGTGGTCATCGGGTTCGGCGTGCACAAGGCCCGCCTCATCATGACCGGGAAATGGCACTTGAAACCGTCCATCGCCTTCTTCATAATGTGCGTCCTGATCTTGGTCTCCGCATTGCCCAAGGATCTGAGGGGGAGGGAGGCGGACAAGATGGTATACAAGCGGATCGGCGAGCATATTGCCGAGAGAGAAGGCGGAGGCAAAGAGATCCGGATCCTGAAATCTCTGCGAACGCCCAACTGGACCCCTTTTTATGCCAATCTCGGGTATGAGGGGGTGTCGTGCCCCATGATCGACTTCGGCATGGAGGCGCCCCAATTTGAGGAGACGGTATTCAAAGACTATGACGCATTTGTCCATTATCTGAGAAAAGGCGACATCGGGTACTTCCTTTGGGAAGAGACGGCCTGGCCTCAAGGGGGATTCAATTTTTTGGACAAAAAACACCCTGACCATCTCAAAGAGATGGGGTCCTGGCATCATGCCGATGCCGGAAGACTGATCCTTTACCAGGTGGTCAAAAAGCGCTCTGACCCTTCCGGGGCCATCCCGCCGTTGCCGGCCGGATGA
- a CDS encoding glycosyltransferase produces the protein MVSVIISFYERLQHLRCCLDALSLCSSAFDEVIVTDDGSCHETVDKVRECIAGYGFSIRHVWQPNRGFRVAAARNNGIRHARGDYLIFLDCDFVVLPDTLNAHLKAAKPGRFIAGGYINLDEGITSRLLGSALSRDVLLDIDRQLPKREVVKTHRRFIKRTLLMRLRLASPRKQSMGGHYSIHRKDMERVNGYDENFEGWGGEDEDLGIRLVTAGIYCRSAIRYARVLHLYHPRELGDKHWREGPNIDYFKRKEVPYFCEQGLKRS, from the coding sequence ATGGTCAGTGTCATCATCAGTTTTTACGAAAGACTCCAACACCTGAGGTGTTGTCTGGACGCATTATCATTGTGCTCGAGTGCCTTTGATGAAGTCATCGTCACGGACGACGGCTCCTGCCATGAGACAGTGGATAAGGTCAGGGAATGTATTGCCGGGTATGGGTTTTCAATACGTCATGTGTGGCAGCCGAATAGAGGATTCAGGGTGGCGGCAGCCCGCAACAACGGCATCCGGCATGCACGGGGAGACTACCTGATTTTTCTTGATTGTGATTTCGTCGTTCTCCCGGACACCCTCAACGCCCATTTGAAAGCGGCGAAGCCCGGTCGGTTTATCGCAGGGGGGTACATCAATCTCGATGAAGGAATCACCTCCCGATTACTGGGTTCCGCACTCTCCAGGGATGTATTGCTGGACATCGACCGACAACTCCCAAAAAGAGAGGTCGTAAAGACGCATCGAAGATTTATCAAACGGACCCTCCTGATGCGATTGCGCCTGGCAAGCCCGAGGAAACAGAGCATGGGGGGCCACTACTCCATCCACCGTAAAGACATGGAGCGTGTCAACGGGTATGATGAAAACTTTGAGGGGTGGGGAGGCGAAGATGAGGATTTAGGGATTCGCCTGGTCACGGCGGGGATCTATTGCCGGTCAGCCATCCGTTATGCCCGGGTCCTGCACCTTTACCACCCGAGGGAATTGGGCGATAAACACTGGAGGGAAGGCCCTAATATAGACTATTTCAAGAGAAAGGAAGTCCCTTATTTTTGTGAACAGGGACTGAAAAGATCCTGA